The Quercus robur chromosome 7, dhQueRobu3.1, whole genome shotgun sequence genome has a segment encoding these proteins:
- the LOC126691405 gene encoding uncharacterized protein LOC126691405 has translation MPAFFWVEAGQAIRAGSPRLARIDVSIPGFLADTDLPPVQLPPNHIFPPVIIPEEEEKAGSSHSSLEDQIDQFQFTEEGEASVRVVEISDSDADLDRASVAPGTGLVIAQPDISEDTEEEEGMDLQPRTGLRGLLSNRSKGQTSKELPKGQVVSKSPAPPPPPSSGATLKPMPNLRRKRPVEEAEEGEVAREKAGPRKKGKETKEPREKGTRSTESSGGAKVTQQIYIAEEWAKQAREDAHKEAQSRATAKRAASDLKRDLDRKDHELKEIKKANASAEAGLKTAEKQTEELRKQLRHSEEKLSAEQQAVSELKAELARAKEEARLSREVAEKAVAASYERGVHDTEERLTEEVATVCRDYVTSTWGLAMDREAVPADSDLRKAENIFYPAEIRETPGEVASTEPLPADPPIPETGGMEQAT, from the exons atgccGGCCTTTTTCTGG GTAGAAGCCGGACAAGCTATTAGAGCCGGTAGTCCGAGATTAGCACGGATTGACGTGTCCATACCAGGGTTCCTCGCTGATACAGATCTGCCTCCTGTTCAGTTACCTCCCAATCATATCTTTCCCCCAGTAATTATCCcagaggaggaggagaaggcCGGCTCTTCACATTCATCCCTAGAGGATCAGATAGATCAGTTCCAGTTTACTGAGGAAGGGGAGGCTTCGGTCAGAGTAGTAGAGATCTCCGATTCTGACGCTGATTTAGACCGTGCCTCAGTGGCTCCTGGTACTGGTTTGGTCATCGCACAGCCTGATATCAGCGAGGACACCGAAGAGGAAGAGGGGATGGACCTCCAACCGAGGACTGGCCTCAGGGGTCTCCTATCCAACAGGTCCAAAGGGCAGACCTCTAAGGAACTCCCGAAAGGGCAGGTTGTCTCCAAATCCCCCGctcctcctccccctccctcGTCGGGTGCGACGCTGAAGCCTATGCCTAAcctaaggcgaaaaaggcctgtagaagaggcggaggagggagaggttgcCCGTGAGAAAGCCGGGCCTAGaaagaagggcaaggaaacGAAAGAGCCCCGAGAAAAAGGAACCAGGTCCACTGAGAGCAGTGGCGGAGCCAAG GTCACCCAACAAATTTATAttgctgaggagtgggccaagcAAGCTCGAGAGGATGCGCATAAGGAGGCTCAGTCCCGTGCTACAGCTAAGAGGGCCGCGAGCGATCTCAAACGAGATCTTGATCGTAAGGATCATGAGctgaaagaaataaagaaagccaatgcgagtgcagaggctggcctgaagaCTGCTGAAAAGCAAACCGAAGAGCTGCGCAAGCAGCTCCGACACTCTGAGGAAAAACTGTCAGCGGAGCAACAAGCGGTTTCGGAGCTTaaggctgagcttgcaaggGCAAAGGAGGAAGCTCGCTTGTCTAGGGAGGTTGCCGAGAAGGCTGTGGCGGCTTCGTATGAACGTGGGGTTCACGATACTGAGGAAAGATTGACCGAGGAAGTCGCCACTGTCTGCAGGGATTATGTCACCTCGACTTGGGGATTGGCCATGGATAGGGAAGCCGTCCCCgcagattctgatctcaggaaagctgagaacatcttttacCCTGCGGAGATACGTGAGACTCCTGGGGAGGTCGCCTCCACTGAGCCTCTTCCAGCAGATCCCCCTATTCCCGAGACTGGAGGCATGGAGCAAGCTACGTAG